A genome region from Streptomyces sp. NBC_01296 includes the following:
- a CDS encoding CocE/NonD family hydrolase, whose product MIIRTEFPYETSHEDVRIPMADGVELYARIWRPVTDEPVPALLEYLPYRLTDWTAPRDRQRHPWYAGHGYASVRVDVRGHGCSGGNPGDEYDARELADGVAVVEWLAAQPWCTGAVGMFGISWGGFNSLQIAALAPQALKAVVTVCSTDDRYDNDVHYMGGSVLAVDMHAWAATMLAFAARPPDPLFVGDGWREQWLARLESVEPLIHTWLAHQTRDDYWRHGSVCEDYPAIGAAVLAVGGWHDPYRDAVLRLVSRLPAERVRGLIGPWSHQYPDRGLPPGPAIGFLQETLRWWDHWLKTDSDSASGAGDNGVMDEPLLRSWISESHPPATTYEVLPGRWVGDAEWPSPAVTPVTYALQGAPVAVASPQHTGLDAGRFFPFGNEADLPPDQREEDAKSACFEFPVGREPVEVLGRAQVTARLRMDVPYGQVVARLCDVAPDGSSTLVTRGALNLSARLGRDKAVPWPVGAYEDVVFELNGIGHRFAAGHRIRLALSSAYWPWIWPRAGSQAGWTLDPAGSALVLPVRAAADPDPPIGFEPPEQSEPLGVVVPATLDEPRPERLVVRDVARGRWRLEVDPRYGGTRVYPDGLEYGEDALEVYEIDSADPLSARTRSDWRIRLHRPELAWDVRVETRSEVSCDEGGFVTSNEVVCREGDEVVFHRTWERRLPRAAG is encoded by the coding sequence ATGATCATCCGTACCGAGTTCCCGTACGAGACGTCGCACGAGGACGTCCGGATCCCGATGGCCGACGGAGTGGAGCTGTACGCCCGGATCTGGCGCCCCGTGACGGACGAGCCCGTTCCGGCCCTGTTGGAGTACCTGCCGTACCGGCTGACGGACTGGACCGCCCCGCGGGACCGGCAGCGCCACCCCTGGTACGCCGGCCACGGCTACGCGTCCGTTCGGGTGGACGTACGCGGCCACGGCTGCAGCGGCGGGAACCCGGGCGACGAGTACGACGCGCGGGAGCTGGCCGACGGGGTCGCGGTGGTGGAGTGGCTGGCGGCGCAGCCGTGGTGCACGGGGGCGGTGGGGATGTTCGGGATCTCGTGGGGCGGGTTCAATTCCCTCCAGATCGCGGCGCTGGCACCGCAGGCCCTGAAGGCGGTCGTCACGGTCTGCTCGACGGACGACCGGTACGACAACGACGTCCACTACATGGGCGGCTCGGTGCTGGCCGTGGACATGCACGCGTGGGCGGCGACCATGCTGGCCTTCGCGGCGCGCCCGCCGGACCCGCTGTTCGTCGGCGACGGCTGGCGCGAGCAGTGGCTGGCGCGGCTGGAATCCGTCGAACCCCTGATCCACACCTGGCTGGCCCACCAGACGCGGGACGACTACTGGCGCCACGGCAGCGTCTGCGAGGACTACCCGGCGATCGGCGCGGCCGTCCTCGCGGTGGGCGGCTGGCACGACCCGTACCGGGACGCGGTGCTGCGACTGGTCTCCCGTCTGCCCGCCGAACGGGTGCGGGGGCTGATCGGCCCGTGGTCGCACCAGTACCCGGACCGCGGGCTGCCGCCCGGTCCGGCGATCGGGTTCCTCCAGGAGACCCTGCGGTGGTGGGACCACTGGCTGAAGACCGATTCCGACAGCGCCTCCGGCGCGGGCGACAACGGGGTGATGGACGAGCCCCTGCTGCGCTCCTGGATCTCGGAGTCCCATCCGCCGGCGACCACGTACGAGGTGCTGCCGGGCCGCTGGGTCGGGGACGCCGAGTGGCCCTCCCCCGCCGTCACCCCCGTCACGTACGCGCTCCAGGGCGCGCCGGTGGCCGTGGCCTCCCCGCAGCACACGGGGCTGGACGCGGGGCGGTTCTTCCCGTTCGGCAACGAGGCGGACCTGCCGCCGGACCAGCGGGAGGAGGACGCGAAGTCGGCCTGCTTCGAGTTCCCGGTGGGGCGCGAGCCGGTGGAGGTCCTGGGCCGCGCACAGGTGACGGCCCGGCTGCGGATGGACGTCCCGTACGGCCAGGTGGTGGCCCGCCTGTGCGACGTGGCGCCCGACGGCTCCTCGACGCTGGTCACCCGGGGCGCGCTGAACCTCTCGGCGCGGCTGGGGCGGGACAAGGCGGTGCCGTGGCCGGTGGGCGCGTACGAGGACGTGGTGTTCGAGCTGAACGGCATCGGGCACCGCTTCGCGGCCGGCCACCGGATCCGGCTCGCGCTCTCCTCGGCGTACTGGCCGTGGATCTGGCCGCGGGCCGGGTCGCAGGCGGGGTGGACGCTGGATCCGGCGGGCAGTGCGCTGGTCCTGCCGGTCCGTGCCGCCGCCGACCCGGATCCGCCCATCGGCTTCGAGCCGCCGGAGCAGTCGGAGCCGCTGGGTGTGGTCGTCCCGGCCACGCTGGACGAGCCGCGGCCTGAGCGGCTGGTCGTACGGGACGTCGCGCGCGGGCGGTGGCGGCTGGAGGTGGACCCGCGGTACGGGGGCACGCGGGTGTATCCGGACGGGCTGGAGTACGGCGAGGACGCGCTGGAGGTGTACGAGATCGACTCGGCGGATCCGCTGTCGGCCCGGACCCGCTCGGACTGGCGGATCCGGTTGCACCGGCCGGAACTGGCATGGGACGTACGGGTGGAGACCCGGTCGGAGGTCTCGTGCGACGAGGGCGGCTTCGTCACGTCGAACGAGGTGGTGTGCCGGGAGGGGGACGAAGTGGTCTTCCACCGGACGTGGGAGCGGCGGTTGCCGCGGGCGGCGGGTTGA